Proteins encoded in a region of the Coffea eugenioides isolate CCC68of chromosome 4, Ceug_1.0, whole genome shotgun sequence genome:
- the LOC113769007 gene encoding tabersonine 16-hydroxylase 1-like, whose product MNKYSNGFSLADMFPSAKLLQVMSIMRYKLELVQKQGDEMHEKILMQHKEKHREGKQESGEAYEDHVDVLLKIQQRGDFEPQLTDTNSKAVIFASEVCCICGFLEWAISELIKPPEVIKRAQDEFQKNVASNVKSIPAKARAITNLWAIGRDPRHRVEAEKLNPGRFIDSKIDYKETMHFEHIPFGAGRRRICPGISFALQSIEFMLAQLLFHFDLKLPGELNQEELDMTEKFGVTMRRKQMI is encoded by the exons ATGAATAAGTATTCAAATGGTTTCAGCTTGGCTGATATGTTTCCCTCTGCCAAATTACTACAAGTCATGAGTATCATGCGTTATAAGCTGGAGCTTGTGCAAAAACAGGGTgatgaaatgcatgaaaagatttTGATGCAGCATAAAGAGAAGCACAGAGAGGGAAAACAGGAAAGTGGAGAAGCATATGAGGATCATGTTGATGTGCTTCTTAAAATTCAACAACGTGGGGACTTTGAACCTCAATTGACCGACACGAACAGCAAAGCCGTAATCTTTGCGAGTGAA GTATGTTGCATCTGTGGTTTTTTAGAGTGGgcaatttctgaattgattaaaCCCCCAGAAGTCATCAAAAGGGCACAAGATGAG TTTCAAAAGAATGTGGCGAGCAATGTAAAATCAATACCAGCCAAGGCTAGAGCAATCACTAATCTTTGGGCAATTGGAAGGGACCCCAGGCACAGGGTTGAGGCTGAGAAACTTAATCCAGGGCGGTTTATTGACTCTAAAATAGATTATAAGGAAACCATGCATTTTGAACATATCCCATTTGGTGCTGGAAGAAGAAGGATCTGTCCTGGAATATCATTTGCTCTACAAAGCATTGAGTTTATGCTTGCACAATTGTTGTTCCATTTTGATTTGAAGCTGCCTGGTGAACTGAACCAAGAAGAACTGGACATGACTGAGAAATTTGGGGTGACAATGAGGCGGAAACAAATGATCTGA